The following are encoded in a window of Sminthopsis crassicaudata isolate SCR6 chromosome 3, ASM4859323v1, whole genome shotgun sequence genomic DNA:
- the OSGEPL1 gene encoding tRNA N6-adenosine threonylcarbamoyltransferase, mitochondrial isoform X1 produces MWTLNKILGVPCRLAKWQIHGFFKKFTFHPGKQLLHKLVLGIETSCDDTAAAVVDETGNILGEAIHSQTKVHLKTGGIIPSVAQQLHRENIEKIVKETLSASGIAPNELSAIATTVKPGLALSLGVGLEYSLQLVNQYKKPFIPIHHMEAHALTIRITNKVDFPFLVLLVSGGHCLLAIVQGVSDFLLLGKSLDIAPGDMLDKVARRLSLIKHPAYSTMSGGKAIEDLAKQGNRLHFDFRHPLHFCRNCDFSFSGLQTAVDRIITQKEKEEGIEKGQILSCAADIAAAVQHTVASHIAKRTHRAILFCQQRGILTPSNAVLVVSGGVASNLYIRKTLEIVTKATNCILLCPPLKLCTDNGIMIAWNGIEKLCAGLGILHNTEGIRYEPKCPLGVDISKQVQEAAIKVPSLKI; encoded by the exons ATGTGGACACTAAATAAGATACTGGGAGTTCCTTGTAGATTGGCCAAATGGCAAAtacatggattttttaaaaaatttacttttcatCCTGGAAAACAGTTACTTCATAAACTTGTATTAGGAATTGAAACCAGTTGCGATGATACAGCAGCTGCTGTGGTGGATGAAACTGGGAATATCCTAGGAGAAGCAATACATTCCCAAACTAAAGTTCACTTAAA aacagGTGGGATTATTCCTTCAGTAGCACAGCAGCTTcacagagaaaatattgaaaaaatagtgaaagaaaCTCTTTCTGCCAGTGGAATAGCCCCAAATGAACTCTCAGCAATTGCAACCACTGTAAAACCAGGACTTGCTTTAAGCTTGGGAGTAGGCTTGGAGTATAGCTTGCAACTGGTAAATCAGTACAAGAAGCCTTTCATTCCTATTCATCACATGGAAGCACATGCACTAACTATTAGAATAACCAATAaagttgattttcctttcttagtTCTCTTGGTCTCTGGTGGTCACTGTTTACTGGCCATAGTTCAaggtgtttcagattttcttctactTGGAAAATCATTAGATATAGCACCGGGTGACATGCTTGACAAG gtAGCAAGAAGACTTTCTTTAATAAAGCACCCAGCGTATTCCACCATGAGTGGTGGCAAGGCTATAGAAGATTTAGCCAAACAAGGAAATAGATTACATTTTGATTTTCGGCATCCCCTGCATTTCTGTAgaaattgtgatttttctttttctggacttCAGACTGCTGTTGACAGAATAAtaacacaaaaggaaaaagaggaag GTATTGAGAAGGGACAAATCTTGTCCTGTGCTGCTGATATTGCTGCTGCAGTACAGCACACAGTAGCTAGCCACATTGCTAAACGAACACATCGtgctattttattttgtcaacaGAGAGGTATCCTAACTCCTTCTAATGCAGTGTTG GTTGTATCCGGAGGTGTTGCAAGTAATTTATATATTCGAAAAACTTTGGAAATTGTAACAAAAGCaacaaattgtattttattatgtCCTCCTCTCAAACTTTGTACAGATAATGGAATTATGATTGCATG GAATGGTATTGAGAAATTGTGTGCAGGATTGGGCATATTACACAACACAGAAGGTATTCGATATGAACCAAA ATGTCCTCTTGGAGTTGATATATCAAAACAAGTTCAAGAAGCTGCCATAAAAGTACCAAGTTTGAAGATTTGA
- the OSGEPL1 gene encoding tRNA N6-adenosine threonylcarbamoyltransferase, mitochondrial isoform X2 encodes MEAHALTIRITNKVDFPFLVLLVSGGHCLLAIVQGVSDFLLLGKSLDIAPGDMLDKVARRLSLIKHPAYSTMSGGKAIEDLAKQGNRLHFDFRHPLHFCRNCDFSFSGLQTAVDRIITQKEKEEGIEKGQILSCAADIAAAVQHTVASHIAKRTHRAILFCQQRGILTPSNAVLVVSGGVASNLYIRKTLEIVTKATNCILLCPPLKLCTDNGIMIAWNGIEKLCAGLGILHNTEGIRYEPKCPLGVDISKQVQEAAIKVPSLKI; translated from the exons ATGGAAGCACATGCACTAACTATTAGAATAACCAATAaagttgattttcctttcttagtTCTCTTGGTCTCTGGTGGTCACTGTTTACTGGCCATAGTTCAaggtgtttcagattttcttctactTGGAAAATCATTAGATATAGCACCGGGTGACATGCTTGACAAG gtAGCAAGAAGACTTTCTTTAATAAAGCACCCAGCGTATTCCACCATGAGTGGTGGCAAGGCTATAGAAGATTTAGCCAAACAAGGAAATAGATTACATTTTGATTTTCGGCATCCCCTGCATTTCTGTAgaaattgtgatttttctttttctggacttCAGACTGCTGTTGACAGAATAAtaacacaaaaggaaaaagaggaag GTATTGAGAAGGGACAAATCTTGTCCTGTGCTGCTGATATTGCTGCTGCAGTACAGCACACAGTAGCTAGCCACATTGCTAAACGAACACATCGtgctattttattttgtcaacaGAGAGGTATCCTAACTCCTTCTAATGCAGTGTTG GTTGTATCCGGAGGTGTTGCAAGTAATTTATATATTCGAAAAACTTTGGAAATTGTAACAAAAGCaacaaattgtattttattatgtCCTCCTCTCAAACTTTGTACAGATAATGGAATTATGATTGCATG GAATGGTATTGAGAAATTGTGTGCAGGATTGGGCATATTACACAACACAGAAGGTATTCGATATGAACCAAA ATGTCCTCTTGGAGTTGATATATCAAAACAAGTTCAAGAAGCTGCCATAAAAGTACCAAGTTTGAAGATTTGA